ATGTCACCAAAAAAACCGGAATGGCGAATAATTATTGATCTTCTCGAAGAAGCGAATCCCGCGCTCTACAAAAGACTCGGAAGAAGAATGATGAATTACCTTTTCAAAAAAAACATAACAAAGATAGAAAACATAGTTCTCAACATAGACAAATCCGTGACCATGTTCGATTTTGAGGAAAGCCTTGACGATAATCAGCCCCACCCGAGGATAAACACTCAGACTCTCGAAAAACTCATAGGCGAGGTGTTCAACATAGCAGAAGACGAGTTGGGCGAGCAGGAAATCACCGAAGTCATTAGGATGTGGATAAAGAACGAAAACGTCCATTTTCTCATGAAGTCAGCAGAAAAAAGAGACGTCGCCTTTGACGAGATTCACAAAGCGCTTTACACGTTTTCCAACCAGCCCCACTTAAAAGACGCACTGACGCAGGAAGACAGGCTTGGAGTCAGAGTCGCCCTGATAAGAAGATTTTTGAGCAACAACCTTTCATACATAAACACTCTAAAAGACCACATAACACTTGACGATTTCATAGACATCCTGAACAAGACCATAGGCCCATCAAAAGGAAACGGAAAACTCGGCGGTAAAGCCGCTGGAATGATACGGGCGAAACAGATACTAAAAAGCAAATCTGCTGAGTTACCTGTACTTTCAGAAATAAAAACGCCAAAAACATGGTTTGTCACTTCCGACGGAATTTTCGAATTTCTGCATTCCAACGCTCTGGAAGAATTTCAAAGGATCAAGTACCACGCACCCGTCGAAATAAGAAGAGAATACCCCTATATAGAACAAATCTTCAAAAACTCGATAATGCCTCTTGAGTTCATATCCATGCTTAGCGTCGCTCTCGATGACTTCGGCGATTCTCCGATAATAGTCCGATCATCAAGTTTGCTCGAAGACAGCCCTGAAGCCGCATTCGCGGGTAAATATAAAAGCCTTTTCGTTTCAAACCAGGGTACAAAAAAAGAACGGCTTGAAGCTCTGATAGACGCCATAGAAGAAGTTTACGCAAGCGTATTCAGCCCGGACGTTCTTGAATACAGGAGAGAAAACGGACTCCTGGATTTCAACGAAGAAATGGCTCTTATGATTCAGGAAGTTGTAGGGACAAAAGTTGGCAAATACTACCTTCCAGCTTTCGCCGGAGTCGCCTTCACCGACAACGAATTCAGATGGTCGCCGAGGATAAAAAAAGAAGACGGCATAATAAGGCTTGTCGCTGGTCTCGGTACAAGGGCTGTCGACAGGATAGGTGATGATTATCCGCTGCTTCTCTGCCCCGGCCAGCCAGGGCTAAAAGTGAATTCCACTCCCGAAGAGACGCTTCATTACTCGCAAAAGTGCGTGGACGTCATAAACCTCCAGACCAGAAAATTCGAATCCCTTCCTCTTAAGAAAATGATAGAGGAGATCGGTTATTCTCTTCCCGGACTCACCGACATTATTTCATTGTTTTCCGAAAACCAGCTCCACCAGGCGGTAGGGACGATGATAGACTTTTCGAAAGGTGAACCTGTCATAACATTCTCCAACCTCATCAAGAAGGGTAAATTCATCAACTACATAAAGACCATGCTCGACGTCTTGAAAAAATCGCTGGGGTACCCCGTTGACATTGAATTCGCCTACAACGCGGTAAACGAGAATTTTTACCTGCTCCAGTGCAGACCACAAAGTCATTCAAGAGAGACAATATCTGTTTCGATGCCCCGCGATATACAGGCGGAAAAGATACTTTTCACGGCGAAAAGATACGTCACAAACGGCCTGGTCAAAGACATCCGGTACATAGTTTTGGTTGATCCGTCGGCGTACGATTCTCTCGAAGAACTCAACGACCTGATCACAGTCGGAAAAATAATATCGGATCTCAACTCTGACCTTCCGAAAAAAAGTTTCATACTTGCAGGACCCGGAAGATGGGGGAGCAGAGGGGACATAAAACTCGGAGTCAGAGTGACATACAGCGACATAAACAACACGGCTATGCTCATTGAGATAGCCAAACAGAAAAAAGGCTACATGCCGGAACTCTCTTTCGGCACCCATTTTTTCCAAGACCTCGTAGAATCGCAGATTAAGTACCTCCCCCTTTACCCGGACGATGAAGACAGCGTCTTCAACAATGAATTTTTCTCACACTCAAAAAACACCCTTTCTTCTCTCGCCAAAATCCCTAAGGATAAAAAGAAACTTTTTGAAAGTGTGGTGAAAGTCATAGACCTTGAAGCCGAATCCCCGGGGATGAAGGCTGAAATAGTCATGGACGGAGACTCTTCATACGCAATCGCGTTTTTAAAAAACGACGATAAATAACTAGATGAAAAAAAACGAAATTGAACAATACGAAGAAAATCTAAGGATAACCTCTGACATAAACAGAGAGCTTTCCCCCTTCAAAACAAGAGAGATACTCGTAGTCGCGACCTTATACGACTCTTTTATAATAGAAGAGGAGGGTCTTCTGAGCGACATGCTCTTCGAAGAATATTTCAAGATAAGCCTCGCGGACGCGCCGAGGATAACTTCCGTCTATTCAAAGGACAGGGCTCTTTCTGCCCTCAGAGAGAAAATGTTCGACCTCGTCATACTGACAATGAGAATAGACGACTTTCAACCCTACGAAGCAAGCGTCTCAATAAGGGAAACAAACCCCGACCTTCCGA
The candidate division WOR-3 bacterium DNA segment above includes these coding regions:
- a CDS encoding PEP/pyruvate-binding domain-containing protein, giving the protein MSPKKPEWRIIIDLLEEANPALYKRLGRRMMNYLFKKNITKIENIVLNIDKSVTMFDFEESLDDNQPHPRINTQTLEKLIGEVFNIAEDELGEQEITEVIRMWIKNENVHFLMKSAEKRDVAFDEIHKALYTFSNQPHLKDALTQEDRLGVRVALIRRFLSNNLSYINTLKDHITLDDFIDILNKTIGPSKGNGKLGGKAAGMIRAKQILKSKSAELPVLSEIKTPKTWFVTSDGIFEFLHSNALEEFQRIKYHAPVEIRREYPYIEQIFKNSIMPLEFISMLSVALDDFGDSPIIVRSSSLLEDSPEAAFAGKYKSLFVSNQGTKKERLEALIDAIEEVYASVFSPDVLEYRRENGLLDFNEEMALMIQEVVGTKVGKYYLPAFAGVAFTDNEFRWSPRIKKEDGIIRLVAGLGTRAVDRIGDDYPLLLCPGQPGLKVNSTPEETLHYSQKCVDVINLQTRKFESLPLKKMIEEIGYSLPGLTDIISLFSENQLHQAVGTMIDFSKGEPVITFSNLIKKGKFINYIKTMLDVLKKSLGYPVDIEFAYNAVNENFYLLQCRPQSHSRETISVSMPRDIQAEKILFTAKRYVTNGLVKDIRYIVLVDPSAYDSLEELNDLITVGKIISDLNSDLPKKSFILAGPGRWGSRGDIKLGVRVTYSDINNTAMLIEIAKQKKGYMPELSFGTHFFQDLVESQIKYLPLYPDDEDSVFNNEFFSHSKNTLSSLAKIPKDKKKLFESVVKVIDLEAESPGMKAEIVMDGDSSYAIAFLKNDDK